From a region of the Leishmania braziliensis MHOM/BR/75/M2904 complete genome, chromosome 2 genome:
- the SCGR1 gene encoding phosphoglycan beta 1,3 galactosyltransferase yields MHATTMRSSVAQPLKRRAVLGPAVDADEDKASHIVPAKALMGNAFFSSLLSTAKRVPLPAFTNTNAVPRVFLTLCLSVRRSSAATLGRRVLGRPPYSGHATELGILALVLLILTAHVTYNVRYILSTDDSLDHVVNLQDPERGPWSVLVQHEDALQRLNFTHQQRCRVGSMLCDPLVIGAAFLPSWTLHVVEEGCADCTDQQTYASAVEGVVLQARHAVFATSAAPLGRVGPMLLAMASVTDDVDVRAELPQWEWLRHVHGSGFPAVGGAAGGSAPPRAPYLAVMGIPSTDQRPRAALREAQRKTWLAYQEVARRDNHFTGALLALYVFAAAEPDPILDPSADSAESLHSGTSAASPGRARLRVLLPTTAEYKAATQALLARAMQADGVDAVAGEGFAQRRMELRRGWSIAAVDGSPCAEVASSWTAGGAKTSALSYLSGALSLPVTPAFTSPAEYICHASSALWQEALTHRNVLWIDMMTDRRPTTKKKLGEPTKWGLPVEVGMSQKLILWLAYAYHAFKDVPFIIKGDDDAYVKVPQFLSDVRYVMGGMQGRPPPPSSRRGAASGQGNLTETLGRLSAEELAKSASLAEDTECVYWGSLRHHLHTQFSAGMTFMLHRRVVQALLEPKVGTLRLDVLRLAADDFSAKRTLAYRRIMFHHEDILIGLQIYRALERVKALCRTGRLWYVKEWYARFHDMHVGRTHNVTWSTVVAHRCRPADAYYLHFYFQEEHRIAAAVSASRLATEEEHEAAAVKRASQWLEGNLQDPHMMAMNWSGLPDVQWVQGTSRRPSFTLAEGDGVAVYDNRYEYWRHEATNIHDGYRSLPQW; encoded by the coding sequence ATGCACGCCACCACGATGCGGAGCAGTGTGGCACAGCCATTGAAGAGGCGTGCTGTGCTGGGGCCTGCCGTTGACGCGGACGAAGATAAGGCCTCCCACATCGTCCCAGCTAAGGCCTTGATGGGCAACGCCTTCTTCTCGTCGCTCCTTTCCACGGCAAAAAGAGTGCCTCTGCCCGCATTCACCAACACCAACGCCGTGCCCCGCGTGTTCCTCACATTGTGCCTGTCAGTGCGCAGGTCCTCTGCGGCAACCTTGGGGCGGCGGGTACTGGGCCGCCCACCGTACAGTGGGCACGCAACTGAGCTTGGCATTCTGGCGCTCGTGCTTCTGATCCTGACCGCGCACGTGACGTATAATGTACGCTACATCTTGAGCACGGACGACTCGCTCGACCACGTGGTGAATCTGCAAGACCCAGAGCGTGGGCCGTGGtctgtgctggtgcagcacgagGATGCACTGCAGCGACTCAACTTcacacatcagcagcgctgccgcgtcggATCGATGCTGTGCGACCCGCTAGTGATCggcgccgccttcctcccGTCGTGGACTCTGCAcgtcgtggaggagggctGCGCGGACTGCACGGACCAGCAGACTTACGCCAGCGCTGTCGAAGGCGtagtgctgcaggcgcgccacGCCGTGTTCGCGACGTCGGCTGCCCCGCTGGGCCGTGTCGGGCCGATGCTGCTGGCGATGGCGAGCGTGACGGACGACGTGGATGTGcgcgcggagctgccgcagtgggagtggctgcggcacgtgcacggcagcggctttCCGGCGGTGGGTGGCGCGGCTGGGGggtctgcgccgccgcgcgcaccgTATCTGGCGGTGATGGGCATCCCGTCGACGGATCAGCGCCCGCGCGCCGCCCTgcgtgaggcgcagcgcaagACGTGGCTCGCGTAccaggaggtggcgcgccGCGACAACCACTTTActggcgcgctgctggcgctctacgtcttcgccgcggcggagccCGACCCCATTCTGGACCCATCCGCGGACTCCGCCGAGTCACTGCACAGCGGCACGTCAGCTGCCTCGCCGGGGCGAGCGCGCCTGAGGGTGCTGTTGCCCACGACGGCGGAGTACAAGGCGGCCACCCAGGCGCTCCTGGCGAGGGCCATGCAGGCCGACGGTGTCGACGCCGTTGCCGGCGAGGGCTTTGCGCAGCGCCGGATGGAGCTCCGCCGCGGCTGGAGCATTGCTGCAGTGGACGGCTCACCGTGCGCGGAGGTGGCCAGCAGCTGGACGGCTGGCGGCGCGAAGACGTCTGCGCTGTCGTACCTGAGCGGGGCCCTGTCGCTCCCCGTGACGCCGGCGTTCACGTCGCCGGCGGAGTACATCTGCCACGCGTcgtctgcgctgtggcaggaggcgctgacgCACCGCAACGTCCTGTGGATCGACATGATGACGGACCGGCGGCCAACGACCAAGAAGAAGCTCGGCGAGCCAACGAAGTGGGGCCTGCCGGTGGAGGTTGGGATGAGCCAGAAGCTGATCCTGTGGCTGGCGTACGCGTACCACGCCTTCAAGGATGTCCCTTTCATCATCaagggcgacgacgacgcgtaCGTGAAGGTGCCGCAGTTCCTGAGCGATGTGCGGTACGTGATGGGCGGCATGCAGGGCCGGCCCccgccgccatcgtcgcGACGGGGGGCTGCAAGTGGGCAAGGAAATCTGACGGAGACACTCGGGCGTCTGAGcgcggaggagctggcaaAAAGTGCCTCTCTGGCCGAGGATACGGAGTGTGTGTATTGGGGTAGCCTGCGGCATCACTTGCACACCCAGTTCAGCGCCGGCATGACCTTTATGCTTCACCGGCGCgttgtgcaggcgctgcttgAGCCGAAGGTGGGCACGCTGCGGCTGGATGTTTTGCGTCTCGCTGCGGACGACTTCTCCGCGAAGCGAACGTTGGCCTACCGGAGAATTATGTTTCACCACGAAGACATCCTCATTGGGCTGCAGATTTATCGTGCGCTGGAACGGGTGAAGGCGCTGTGCCGCACTGGACGGCTGTGGTATGTAAAGGAGTGGTACGCTCGGTTTCACGACATGCACGTTGGCCGGACGCACAACGTCACGTGGTCGACGGTGGtagcgcaccgctgccgaccTGCGGACGCCTATTACCTCCACTTTTACTTTCAGGAGGAGCACCGCAtagccgccgccgtctccgcaAGCAGGCTTgcaacggaggaggagcacgaggcggcagcggtcaAGAGGGCGTCGCAGTGGTTGGAGGGGAACCTGCAGGATCCACACATGATGGCGATGAATTGGAGCGGCCTGCCTGATGTGCAGTGGGTTCAAGGCACTTCGCGGCGTCCGTCATTCACGTTGGCCGAAGGCGACGGTGTTGCCGTGTACGACAACCGCTACGAGTACTGGAGGCATGAGGCGACGAACATCCATGACGGGTATCGCTCTCTACCGCAGTGGTGA
- the SCGR2 gene encoding phosphoglycan beta 1,3 galactosyltransferase, which produces MAANGCVAERTGHIAMRSCEAACVSVLDFACTWHRFTHGPTHRHTCILSLLSLSLSLSRCYFCSSSSPSSAPLPSPLCGTSLPPYTPGRYSGARVRTGRASLYPLPPCEPPESAHHPVGVREEPLAPLCVFLGGSVFSFGVFPDCGVSTPLPTMNVYSATAVRKVPPHLSTGPVVTSSLRERVWPTLLRVGNAALAPLLSRVSDAMEDASPSSAGQTVSSIIELTDSELTTDASLSKRCVRRDRHFSRCAVGSSVADAPARQPMIRGAMPWHRLATLLRIAFASFLVLTLSLTYLYFSPSHEVQWKGPTTPALAVVSSVVGDESNTYSVSAPWAVLVQHEDAMTRLSLTERSGCDNLALDCETHRVSPSLLPSWTLHLVEPSCVDCTDTATYATAIAATRDLVPQRHGVFATPAAPLGRVGPILFAMLSVTDEISAPDEIPRWLWLNHTYRCVPAVSGELQQVSGANHHTGCPARHPPYLAVMGIPSTDNVMRLQLREAQRRTWLTYLEVARNENGFQGALLQLYLFAASERATTPNVSTAAKDTATAAAQAYANASSVAPTVKEYELASKAQESIAGGGAGVTYRQRRMALRSGWTSSKQSDESPCGHIESVISDGTAERSALSYLSGALSLPVTPAFVAGSRFICHASSALWQEALTHRNVLWIDMMTDRRPTTNKKLGEAKNWGLPVEVGMSQKLILWLAYAYHAFKDVPFIIKGDDDAYVKVPQFLSDVRFITGGEGIRQSPPSPMTTSPLSAAPVLPTPEGSATSALGAASLSSVLPPSSSSIAANSTHAELAGRIATYLLLGAGTRAEAKGSQSGLLHTSASKPPRCVYWGSTRHVSQTRFNAGMLFMAHRQVVQAVLELPESPSIAHLDGIKHREFDVIRMTLRDFDARFAKEYYASHFTTEDILFGFLIRHRQPRVQQLCPDKKLYYVKESLHRFHDLRVGRAQPVSWSTVVAHRTRPADLHYLHYFFRIEHTADAMHAINASAAMLQRATTWAQAQKSLHPSNVTDWNDLPDTKWATPPSSKPPLVVASGDGVGVYSHKYLTYRAPGAEVYQGFQSRP; this is translated from the coding sequence aTGGCAGCGAATGGGTGCGTTGCCGAAAGAACTGGACACATAGCGATGCGATCGTGCGAGGCTGCGTGTGTCAGTGTGTTGGACTTCGCGTGCACTTGGCACAGGTTCACGCATGGGCCGACCCACAGGCACACTTGtattctctccctcctctcactctccctctccctctctcgctgttaTTTTTGCTCTTCATCGTCCCCCAGCTCAGCACCACTTCCTTCACCCCTGTGCGGGACTTCGCTTCCCCCATACACGCCAGGACGTTACAGCGGCGCACGTGTACGTACGGGGCGGGCCTCtctctaccccctccccccctgcGAACCCCCTGAGAGTGCCCATCATCCTGTTGGAGTAAGAGAAGAGCCTCTCGCACCTCTTTGTGTGTTCTTGGGTGGTAGCGTTTTCTCGTTTGGAGTTTTCCCTGACTGTGGGGTAAGTACACCTCTCCCCACCATGAATGTGTACTCGGCGACTGCGGTGAGGAAGGTGCCGCCGCATCTCTCCACAGGGCCGGTGGTCACGAGCTCCCTGCGCGAGCGCGTGTGGCCCACGCTCCTCCGCGTTGGGAATGCGGCGCTAGCGCCCTTGCTGAGTCGTGTGTCTGACGCCATGGAGgacgcctcgccgtcgtcggcTGGGCAGACGGTGTCATCCATCATCGAATTAACAGACTCAGAGCTGACCACTGATGCATCGCTGAGCAAGAGGTGCGTGCGCAGGGATCGCCACTTCTCGCGCTGTGCTGTTGGCTCTTCGGTGGCGGACGCTCCTGCGCGGCAGCCGATGATTCGCGGAGCGATGCCCTGGCACCGCCTGGCTAcactgctgcgcattgcGTTTGCCTCCTTCCTCGTGCTGACGTTGTCGCTCACGTACCTTTACTTCTCGCCTTCCCACGAAGTGCAGTGGAAGGGGCCCACCACACCCGCTCTCGCGGTGGTGTCTTCTGTCGTTGGGGATGAGTCCAACACCTACTCAGTGTCCGCCCCCTGGGCagtgctggtgcagcacgagGATGCAATGACGCGCTTGAGCTTGACGGAGCGGTCGGGATGCGACAACCTGGCGCTGGACTGTGAAACACACCGTGTGAGTCCAAGCCTTCTGCCCTCCTGGACTCTTCACCTTGTGGAGCCGAGCTGTGTCGACTGCACCGACACGGCAACGTACGCGACGGCCATCGCCGCAACTCGTGACctcgtgccgcagcgccacgggGTGTTTGCGACGCCGGCTGCCCCTCTTGGTCGTGTTGGGCCGATTCTCTTCGCCATGCTGAGCGTCACGGACGAAATCTCTGCCCCTGACGAGATACCGCGCTGGCTGTGGCTGAACCACACCTACCGCTGTGTGCCTGCCGTATCAggggagctgcagcaggtgagCGGGGCGAACCACCACACTGGTTGCCCAGCTCGTCATCCACCTTACCTGGCTGTCATGGGCATCCCCTCCACCGATAACGTTatgcggctgcagctgcgggaggcgcagcggcggacaTGGCTGACATACTTAGAGGTGGCCCGAAACGAGAACGGCTTCCAAGGggccctgctgcagctctacTTGTTTGCTGCATCGGAGAGGGCAACGACACCAAACGTGTCCACGGCGGCGAAGGAtacagcgacggcggcggcccaGGCGTACGCAAATGCATCCTCTGTAGCGCCCACCGTGAAGGAGTACGAGCTTGCCTCCAAGGCGCAAGAGAGTatcgctggcggcggtgctggtgtcACCTACCGGCAGCGACGAATGGCATTGCGCTCTGGGTGGACTTCCAGCAAGCAGTCGGATGAGAGTCCGTGCGGCCACATAGAAAGTGTCATCTCCGACGGAACGGCAGAGAGGTCTGCACTGTCGTACCTGAGCGGGGCCCTGTCGCTCCCCGTGACGCCGGCGTTCGTGGCCGGCTCCCGGTTTATCTGCCACGCGTcgtctgcgctgtggcaggaggcgctgacgCACCGCAACGTCCTGTGGATCGACATGATGACGGACCGGCGGCCAACGACCAACAAGAAGCTTGGCGAGGCAAAGAACTGGGGCCTGCCGGTGGAGGTTGGGATGAGCCAGAAGCTGATCCTGTGGCTGGCGTACGCGTACCACGCCTTCAAGGATGTCCCTTTCATCATCaagggcgacgacgacgcgtaCGTGAAGGTGCCGCAGTTCCTGAGCGATGTGCGGTTTATTACAGGCGGCGAAGGTATTAGGCAgtcgccaccgtcaccgATGACCACATCCCCGCTGTCGGCGGCGCCAGTGCTGCCTACTCCTGAAGGAAGCGCTACTTCAGCTTTGGGCGCAGCCAGCCTTTCATCTGTGCTGCCaccctcgtcgtcgtccatCGCTGCGAATTCAACTCATGCGGAGTTGGCTGGACGTATCGCAACTTACCTGCTGCTCGGTGCAGGCACGCGTGCGGAGGCGAAGGGGTCTCAGAGCGGACTATTACACACCTCTGCTAGCAAACCTCCGCGCTGCGTGTACTGGGGCAGCACTCGCCACGTCTCCCAGACGCGGTTTAACGCCGGCATGCTTTTCATGGCGCACCGTCAAGTGGTGCAGGCGGTGCTAGAGCTCCCCGAGTCTCCGTCAATCGCGCATCTCGATGGCATCAAGCACCGGGAGTTTGACGTGATTCGCATGACCCTGCGCGACTTTGATGCGCGGTTTGCTAAGGAGTACTACGCCTCTCATTTCACGACTGAGGACATTCTATTTGGGTTTCTCATTCGACACCGCCAACCTCGCGTCCAGCAACTGTGCCCGGACAAGAAGCTGTATTACGTCAAGGAGAGCTTACATCGGTTTCACGATTTACGTGTTGGTCGTGCGCAGCCTGTCTCGTGGTCGACCGTCGTGGCCCACCGCACGAGGCCGGCGGACTTGCACTACCTTCACTACTTCTTCCGCATAGAACACACCGCCGACGCAATGCACGCCATAAATGCAtcggcggcgatgctgcagagGGCGACAACGTGGGCCCAGGCGCAGAAGTCGCTGCACCCCAGCAACGTGACCGACTGGAATGACTTGCCCGACACAAAGTGGGCGACCCCGCCTTCCTCGAAGCCACCGCTTGTCGTGGCATCCGGGGATGGAGTGGGGGTGTACAGCCACAAGTACCTGACGTACAGGGCACCGGGAGCGGAGGTCTATCAGGGATTCCAATCACGTCCGTAA